A window from Salvia miltiorrhiza cultivar Shanhuang (shh) chromosome 2, IMPLAD_Smil_shh, whole genome shotgun sequence encodes these proteins:
- the LOC131012483 gene encoding riboflavin biosynthesis protein PYRD, chloroplastic-like isoform X2, whose translation MQADKFDHVYYMRRCVELARKAIGCTSPNPMVGCVIVKDGKIVGEGFHPKAGQPHAEVFALRDAGDLAENATAYVSLEPCNHYGRTPPCSEALIKARVKNVVVGMVDPNPIVASTGVKKLQDAGIEVTVGVEEELCKRLNEAYIHYMLTRKPYVTLRYSMSLDGHLLDQLGEEAVECGGYYSKLLQEYDAIIVPSAALADKSSIPISKEPGANQPLKIVLSWNPMTEIPALEDDGASKLLIVTDKDTGDKQETAQGVQTLYLEKISLLEILEHCKNQGLCSVLLDLTGNVVDFEDILEEGFEQNLFQKLVVEVLPFLGGDHERYLSNVDLKGKVKKLTSSIHGKSVLLEGYF comes from the exons ATGCAAGCAGATAAATTTGACCATGTGTATTATATGAGGCGCTGCGTTGAGCTCGCGAGGAAGGCGATTGGCTGCACCAGTCCTAATCCTATGGTTGGTTGTGTGATTGTCAAGGATGGCAAGATTGTTGGAGAAGGCTTCCACCCTAAAGCTGGGCAGCCTCATGCTGAG GTTTTTGCATTGAGAGACGCGGGTGATTTGGCCGAGAATGCAACAGCATATGTTAGTTTAGAACCATGCAATCATTATGGAAGAACTCCACCTTGCTCTGAAGCATTGATCAAAGCTCGAGTGAAAAATGTAGTGGTTGGTATGGTGGATCCTAATCCCATTGTTGCTTCAACAGGGGTGAAAAAACTGCAAGACGCGGGAATTGAAGTGACTGTTGGAGTCGAGGAAGAACTCTGCAAAAGGCTTAACGAGGCCTATATCCATTATATGCTTACAAGAAAGCCATATGTTACTCTGAG GTATTCCATGTCGCTTGATGGCCATTTACTGGATCAGCTCGGTGAAGAAGCTGTGGAGTGTGGCGGATACTATTCAAAACTGCTGCAAGAATACGATGCTATCATAGTTCCTTCTGCTGCATTGGCCGATAAGTCGTCTATTCCCATTTCTAAAGAACCCGGAGCCAATCAGCCTCTTAAAATCGTGCTGTCTTGGAATCCCATGACCGAGATTCCTGCTCTCGAAGATGATGGAGCTTCCAAACTGTTGATAGTCACTGATAAAGACACGGGCGACAAGCAAGAGACTGCGCAAGGAGTCCAAACACTATATCTGGAAAAGATAAGTCTACTCGAAATTCTTGAACACTGCAAGAATCAAGGACTCTGCAGTGTCTTGCTGGATCTGACGGGTAACGTTGTTGATTTTGAGGATATACTTGAAGAGGGCTTCGAACAAAACTTGTTCCAGAAATTGGTGGTCGAGGTGCTGCCATTTTTGGGAGGCGATCATGAGAGATATCTGAGTAATGTGGACCTAAAAGGAAAGGTGAAGAAATTGACATCATCTATCCATGGCAAAAGTGTTCTACTTGAAGGATATTTCTGA
- the LOC131012483 gene encoding riboflavin biosynthesis protein PYRD, chloroplastic-like isoform X1 — protein sequence MYAQMLPLPIPTHTSHNPTFSSKSRFGLCNSPKRVSETKTSLGNGARLAAIRCSEMQADKFDHVYYMRRCVELARKAIGCTSPNPMVGCVIVKDGKIVGEGFHPKAGQPHAEVFALRDAGDLAENATAYVSLEPCNHYGRTPPCSEALIKARVKNVVVGMVDPNPIVASTGVKKLQDAGIEVTVGVEEELCKRLNEAYIHYMLTRKPYVTLRYSMSLDGHLLDQLGEEAVECGGYYSKLLQEYDAIIVPSAALADKSSIPISKEPGANQPLKIVLSWNPMTEIPALEDDGASKLLIVTDKDTGDKQETAQGVQTLYLEKISLLEILEHCKNQGLCSVLLDLTGNVVDFEDILEEGFEQNLFQKLVVEVLPFLGGDHERYLSNVDLKGKVKKLTSSIHGKSVLLEGYF from the exons ATGTATGCTCAAATGCTACCTCTTCCAATTCCCACCCACACTTCCCACAATCCAACCTTCTCATCAAAATCAAGATTTGGGCTCTGCAATTCTCCAAAAAGGGTTTCTGAAACAAAAACCAGTTTGGGAAACGGCGCTCGTTTGGCTGCGATCAGGTGCAGCGAAATGCAAGCAGATAAATTTGACCATGTGTATTATATGAGGCGCTGCGTTGAGCTCGCGAGGAAGGCGATTGGCTGCACCAGTCCTAATCCTATGGTTGGTTGTGTGATTGTCAAGGATGGCAAGATTGTTGGAGAAGGCTTCCACCCTAAAGCTGGGCAGCCTCATGCTGAG GTTTTTGCATTGAGAGACGCGGGTGATTTGGCCGAGAATGCAACAGCATATGTTAGTTTAGAACCATGCAATCATTATGGAAGAACTCCACCTTGCTCTGAAGCATTGATCAAAGCTCGAGTGAAAAATGTAGTGGTTGGTATGGTGGATCCTAATCCCATTGTTGCTTCAACAGGGGTGAAAAAACTGCAAGACGCGGGAATTGAAGTGACTGTTGGAGTCGAGGAAGAACTCTGCAAAAGGCTTAACGAGGCCTATATCCATTATATGCTTACAAGAAAGCCATATGTTACTCTGAG GTATTCCATGTCGCTTGATGGCCATTTACTGGATCAGCTCGGTGAAGAAGCTGTGGAGTGTGGCGGATACTATTCAAAACTGCTGCAAGAATACGATGCTATCATAGTTCCTTCTGCTGCATTGGCCGATAAGTCGTCTATTCCCATTTCTAAAGAACCCGGAGCCAATCAGCCTCTTAAAATCGTGCTGTCTTGGAATCCCATGACCGAGATTCCTGCTCTCGAAGATGATGGAGCTTCCAAACTGTTGATAGTCACTGATAAAGACACGGGCGACAAGCAAGAGACTGCGCAAGGAGTCCAAACACTATATCTGGAAAAGATAAGTCTACTCGAAATTCTTGAACACTGCAAGAATCAAGGACTCTGCAGTGTCTTGCTGGATCTGACGGGTAACGTTGTTGATTTTGAGGATATACTTGAAGAGGGCTTCGAACAAAACTTGTTCCAGAAATTGGTGGTCGAGGTGCTGCCATTTTTGGGAGGCGATCATGAGAGATATCTGAGTAATGTGGACCTAAAAGGAAAGGTGAAGAAATTGACATCATCTATCCATGGCAAAAGTGTTCTACTTGAAGGATATTTCTGA